Within the Echinicola sp. 20G genome, the region TGTGGCTTCGATGCCTTGAAGGGCAAATTCCAATGGATTGGACTTGGTGGTGGCATTGATTTCTACCCAGTCAGAAACCCCTCTTTGATTTACTGCTCGAAGTTGGAAAGTGTAATGGGTTTCTGCCTCAAGTCCTTCAAATAAATAAGCGGTTTCTTTAATGGAGGTGTAGTGCATTCCATTAAAGTCAATTTCATAATAGTCCGCATTGGACACAGTTTCCCAGCTTGGTTTCAAGGTGTAGGCGGCTGTGTTTTCCTCGGTAACTTTAGCATTTTGAGGTGAATTTAAAGGTCCTAAATGGTTCTTTAGCTTATCCTTTGGTTCAAACTGGAATCCTTTGATATCTAATTGAATCTGCTGTGAAGTGATATCAGCCTTGTCGATCTTCACCAAAACCAGTGGGTTTTTGATGATAGCCACACTTTCAAATTCGCTATCGGGAGTAGGGAATTTATTTAGGTTAGGTTTTTCCAGATAGAAATATACATTGGTGTTCTCTTTAAAGTCTTCCAAGGTATTTACTTTCTTCAGTTTCGTTTTTTTGTTGCCAATTCTGGCATTGAGCTTTTTGGGTTCGTCAGTAACATTGATTCTGAACTCTGTAGACTTTTCCTTAATGAATCCATCAAAACCTCCTTCTGTTGGATGAACAGTGAGGGTCAAGGCGTTCTTTTGATCAAGCAGGGATTCAATCAATGTATGGGTGCCCATTCCATTTTTATAGGCTTCAGTAATCCCGTCATCATCATATTCCACAAAAGAGGATTGACCATAAGGATATACTTCATAGATTCGATGGTTTTTATCGATCTCTGAAACATTGTTGTTGGGATTGGTCATAGGGATTATCGCTCCCCTTTTTACGAAAACCGGGAGCTTCCAGATTGGACTGGCAAAGCTGTTAATGATTTGATCGCCTTCGTATTGCTCTCCTGTAAAATAATCCACCCAAAGTCCCTCTGGCAAATAAATACCATTTCGGATATCATTTCCTTCTTCGTCCATTTTGGTTTCCTGATAAATCGGAGCGACCAAAAAGCTTGGCCCAAACATGAATTGGTATTGGGTGGCAATACCTTGGGTGTAATCGTTTTCTTCTTCCAGAAACATGGCCCTGATCATCGGTAAACCGTTGACAGCTTCTTTGGCAATGCTATAGGTGTAAGGCAGTAATTCAGACTTAAGCTTGAGGTAATTTCTGTTAATGGAAGTCGCAGGCTCACCCAAAGCGTGAGGGTATTTTTCGTTGGAGCCCCAACCATCCATATTGAGCTCCATTGGTGTGAAGGTTTTCCATTGAAAATCTCTGGCATTTATAATTGGGTTTTTGCCTCCAAAAATCCCATCCATATCGGAGGAGATATTGGGTTGTCCGGAAAGTCCAGACCCTATGTAAGTAGGGATATGGAACCTGATATATTCCCAAACTCCGCCAGTTTGATCACCAGACCAAATGCCAGCATATCGCTGCGTGCCTGCCCAGCCATCAAGAGAAATGATAAACGGCCTGGCGTCATCGCCATACTTGGGCATGATTTGCCCTACGTCAGCCACACCATTAAGCCCAAAAGAATATCCAGCGCCTACCCACGCCACATCGGTTTTAAGTACTCGAACACCTGCATCCCTGACTTCCTTGATGATGTCCCTTTGCAGCAAAGCGCTGACTCCTTCTTTTGGATGAAGGTCAGACTGCGTCCATAGCCCGATTTCAACACCGTGAGCTCGTGCATAGTCGCCAAAATCTTTTAGGTTTTGGATATTGCCATCCAAGGTTTCTGTTTGGCCATATCCAGCCCCATAACCATCATTCGGCAATATCCAGCCCAAAGGCATATCATGATTATTGTATCGATCAATGACTGCTCGGGCAGAAAACTGGTAATTATCTTTTTCTCCATTGAGGGACTCTTTGGTACCTTCTTCGTCTTTTTGGCTTTCCTTATAGTGGTTTCCATCTTCGAAGAGAATTCCTTTTTCATCCTTTTTCCAATAGTCTCTGTTGTAGGCATTGAGATGGCCTTCATAAAAACCAAATTTTGGCAGAAGGACAGGATTTCCAGTGAGTTGATAAAAATCACCAAGGAGCTGATCTGCTGTTTGATTGACCATAAAGAACACATCCAAATAGTCCGTCATATGGGATAAGGTGATTTTGCCCTTTTCTTTGGCACCGAAATCATACATTCCTTTTTTAAAGGTATACCACATTAGCCCATACCCTTTTGAGGACCAATAAAAGGGAGTGGGAGAGGCTACACCGCCATCTGTCCAGCTGTTTTGGTTTTCGATGGAGATCTTTTTGCCTTTGTGGGAAAACCTGCCGTTTTGTACACCACCTCCATAGAAATATTCATCAGCAGATTCTTTCAAACTCAAAGAGACTTGATCCTCGTCAAAAGTAATTGGGGAAAGCTCTTCTACTACTGTTTTTTGAGTTTCCAAGTTGGTGATGTTGAACAGTAAAGAGCTTTTGTCGAAGACTAAGCTGATTTTGTCAGTAAGAATTGAAATGTGATGGTCATCTTGGATGATGTCAAGTTTGGAAAAAGGCTTCCTAGGGTTTTTTACCAAGATTTCTGCATATGGTTCTGACGCCGGAGCTCTCATCTCTTGGCCAGAATTGTCCTGAAAAATTCTAAAGATGTGGTCTCCATAAAAGTCGATGAACATTTGTTGTTCCGTGGAGAAAGTGATCTTGATGGTAGTTGTATTTACCTTTTTGACATCGATAATTTTTTGCTCTTGCGTGACTTCTTTTTTGACTTCTTGAGCGATGGCTGGCTGAAGTTCAAGAATTAATACAAAAGCAAATAAAATATTAACGTAAGTTTTGCAAATGGTATTTAATTTCATTTTCTTTTATTGTTGCCTTTACAATGATATCTATTATTTTAAAATAAGCTTCATAGATTGTGTTAAAAGGTTGAAGTTTTTTCATGTGAGGCTTTGTTTGGATACTTGCGGTTGCCCTATTGGGAAAAGGGGTAATGGCTAGGCCTATTTGGGGGTGAATGGGCTTCTGTTTTAGTGAATAAAAATGAAGTGTACTTAAAAAAGAAGCGATAAGAGGGAGAAGCCTTTAACGCTAAATTAAAAAGTCTAAGAGATATAAATAGAGGCTCTAATGAAGTAGTTTGGCTAAACGTTAATAATGAATAAAAATTTATATAGGTCTACTAGGAATTCCTAACATGTATTGGTAGATCCGCCTTGCAGATATTGAGCGTAAAGAAATTAGAGAAGAGGGAAGGCAAAAAGGCAGGCTTGTTTGACGGGATAATGAACAGAAAGGTCACTGGCAGCTATAAGGGAGGAGTTTGCCTGCATGAGGGTGGGCTTTAATTTTAGCTCAATAGATGCGTAGCGGCGGGGTTTTTTGGTTACTTTTTTCACCTGTAGGAAAAAAGTAACAAAGGTGATGAAGTGAAAGCCACACTGAAACTTGGCAAACAACATAAAAAGTAGTCAACAGCAAATAGTATCGAACCAAAATAGAACAGCCCAATGTGAAACTCATTGGGCTGCTTTTTTATTTATTATTGTTTCCAGGTGTCTGGAGAAGTTCTCCATTCTGCCAGGGATTTTAAATCTTCATCCGAAGCGTAATTATCAGCTACTGCCTGAGGAAGCATAGCTTCATAATCACTCAAGCAAATCAACTTCACATTGGCACTCTCAAAATTCTGACGGGCTACATCGAAGCCATAAGTAAAGATGGCTGCCATACCCAAAACCTCAAAACCACTGGCTTTAAGTGCTTCTACTGCTTTGAGTGAACTGCCTCCAGTGGATACCAAGTCTTCAATGACCACTACTTTTTGGCCTTTGGTTACTTTGCCTTCGATCATGTTTTCCATGCCATGTCCTTTTGGTTTGGACCTGACATAGATGAATGGTAAGCCCATTTCCTCAGCGATAAGTGCTCCTTGAGGAATCCCGGCAGTAGCCACGCCAGCAATACCTTCAGCATCAGGGAAGTTTTTTTTGATTACTTCTACCAATTGGTTTTTGATATAAGTTCTTACCTCAGGAAATGAAAGAGATAATCTGTTGTCACAATAGATGGGAGATTTCCAGCCTGAAGCCCAGGTAAAAGGTTGGTTGGGCTGTAATCTAATGGCTTTGATATCGAGTAGTTTGCGGGCAACTTGTCCCGCGGTATCTTTGCTATATAATTCCATGCCTCAAAAATAATTCATAAAAATGTATTGGCGGTTGTGATGGCTGATAATTTTATGCATTTTTGGTTTGAAATGACAGTGATATGAGAATTTTCATCAATGACAAGCCATTAGACATTCTTTCACCTATGCATTTGCCGCAGGATAGGACATTTGAATGTGTTTACGATAATCCTAAAGATTTACCGCCTTATGCTGATTTTCATGATGATGTATTGATCGCTCACCCTTCTCACGACATTATCATTAAGCTTTTGTACTTGCTCAGGACC harbors:
- a CDS encoding TIM-barrel domain-containing protein; translated protein: MKLNTICKTYVNILFAFVLILELQPAIAQEVKKEVTQEQKIIDVKKVNTTTIKITFSTEQQMFIDFYGDHIFRIFQDNSGQEMRAPASEPYAEILVKNPRKPFSKLDIIQDDHHISILTDKISLVFDKSSLLFNITNLETQKTVVEELSPITFDEDQVSLSLKESADEYFYGGGVQNGRFSHKGKKISIENQNSWTDGGVASPTPFYWSSKGYGLMWYTFKKGMYDFGAKEKGKITLSHMTDYLDVFFMVNQTADQLLGDFYQLTGNPVLLPKFGFYEGHLNAYNRDYWKKDEKGILFEDGNHYKESQKDEEGTKESLNGEKDNYQFSARAVIDRYNNHDMPLGWILPNDGYGAGYGQTETLDGNIQNLKDFGDYARAHGVEIGLWTQSDLHPKEGVSALLQRDIIKEVRDAGVRVLKTDVAWVGAGYSFGLNGVADVGQIMPKYGDDARPFIISLDGWAGTQRYAGIWSGDQTGGVWEYIRFHIPTYIGSGLSGQPNISSDMDGIFGGKNPIINARDFQWKTFTPMELNMDGWGSNEKYPHALGEPATSINRNYLKLKSELLPYTYSIAKEAVNGLPMIRAMFLEEENDYTQGIATQYQFMFGPSFLVAPIYQETKMDEEGNDIRNGIYLPEGLWVDYFTGEQYEGDQIINSFASPIWKLPVFVKRGAIIPMTNPNNNVSEIDKNHRIYEVYPYGQSSFVEYDDDGITEAYKNGMGTHTLIESLLDQKNALTLTVHPTEGGFDGFIKEKSTEFRINVTDEPKKLNARIGNKKTKLKKVNTLEDFKENTNVYFYLEKPNLNKFPTPDSEFESVAIIKNPLVLVKIDKADITSQQIQLDIKGFQFEPKDKLKNHLGPLNSPQNAKVTEENTAAYTLKPSWETVSNADYYEIDFNGMHYTSIKETAYLFEGLEAETHYTFQLRAVNQRGVSDWVEINATTKSNPLEFALQGIEATTSVKNQGGYEISKLFDFDEGNTWHTKWGENALPFDMIIDLKSFNQLDKLEYLPRRSGANGMLLKGNIYYSQDKNDWKLAGDFEWEKDNDVKTFNFDAHPTARYIKFNITEGVEGFGSGREMYIFKVPGTESYIPGDINNDGIIDQNDLTSYINYTGLRKGDADFEGYVSDGDVNKNGWIDAYDISVVATQLEGGIPDASPEELAGKLEISSNKSSYEKEEIVEVIVKGVDLNSVNALSFALPYSSEDFEFIGVKALSMGKMENMTNNRLHSNGDQVLYPTFVNLGQSDTLEGDHALFTLRFKTKRKLKFNLKAEKVLLVDQLLNSISF
- the pyrE gene encoding orotate phosphoribosyltransferase, translated to MELYSKDTAGQVARKLLDIKAIRLQPNQPFTWASGWKSPIYCDNRLSLSFPEVRTYIKNQLVEVIKKNFPDAEGIAGVATAGIPQGALIAEEMGLPFIYVRSKPKGHGMENMIEGKVTKGQKVVVIEDLVSTGGSSLKAVEALKASGFEVLGMAAIFTYGFDVARQNFESANVKLICLSDYEAMLPQAVADNYASDEDLKSLAEWRTSPDTWKQ